One window of Diabrotica undecimpunctata isolate CICGRU chromosome 8, icDiaUnde3, whole genome shotgun sequence genomic DNA carries:
- the LOC140448200 gene encoding uncharacterized protein, with product MSRRYLTQQEILECLQNLSEDESVAELSDEDVSDNEVDEYVPNTVDQGHSSGSDSEGEVEIEVMPSTSASTSNADFNTSSEMITNQVRGIRRSNLENSSIDTIGWKLLDNNASTPGRRTSQNVLKEAAGPTPHAKRSIIRDSAA from the exons ATGTCTCGCCGATATTTGACTCAGCAGGAGATATTAGAGTGTCTACAGAATTTGTCAGAAGATGAATCTGTAGCAGAGTTATCTGATGAAGATGTATCCGATAATGAAGTTGACGAGTATGTGCCTAATACAGTTGATCAAGGACATTCATCGGGCAGTGATTCTGAAGGTGAAGTTGAGATTGAGGTGATGCCCAGTACTTCTGCTTCAACTTCGAATGCAGACTTCAATACATCTTCAGAAATGATTACCAACCAGGTAAGAGGAATTCGCAGAAGCAATTTAGAGAATTCTTCCATAGATACCATAGGATGGAAGTTACTTGACAACAATGCTAGTACACCAG GAAGGCGTACCAGTCAAAATGTTCTAAAGGAAGCTGCTGGACCAACCCCTCATGCTAAGAGAAGCATTATTAGGGATTCTGCAGCTTAG